From the genome of Rhizobium sp. SSA_523, one region includes:
- a CDS encoding type I secretion system permease/ATPase, translating to MKINPFQQALTTYRTIIVATMTFSVAINVLMFVSPLYMLQVYDRVLHSRSEMTLIMLTVIALAMLALYGILEWIRSRVLVRAGLRFDEMIAKSVFSRVISSTLKHPQSRSEFALMDIDRLREFLTGSGLIALCDLPWMPIFLAVCFLFHPLIGWIALIGAAIIFAIAIANEFMTKKHLSQATMAGQGAMHFSNSTLQNVEVIRALGMEDSLRSRWSVMHRGMLESQAIASDRSGALLSMSKFVRMGLQTVILGAGAYLALEGAISPGSIIAASIMMGRALQPVDQVVGQWKQFLGARQAYDRLNKIFVEMPEDEDKLPLPAPSGTLLVEQLAVAAPGAKAPLVHSVTFGVNPGEAVAIVGPSGAGKSSLVRALVGVWPPAAGTIRIDGSELQHWDADSLGRHLGYLPQNVELFAGTIAENISRFREDATSEQIIEAAKLANVHQLIQNLPDGYDTQIGVGGRQLSGGQRQRVGLARALFGEPSVIVLDEPNANLDSEGEEALNQVIIHLKAMGKSILFVSHKMSLVAMSDKTLVLAQGRMQGFGATRDLLQPKPAVAPVSAPPQQQQLAPAEASSERSVAS from the coding sequence ATGAAAATAAACCCGTTTCAGCAGGCCCTGACAACCTATCGCACCATTATCGTCGCGACCATGACCTTCAGCGTCGCGATCAACGTGCTGATGTTTGTCAGTCCGCTCTACATGCTGCAGGTTTACGATCGCGTGCTGCACAGCCGCAGCGAGATGACGCTCATCATGCTGACCGTCATTGCTTTGGCCATGCTGGCGCTCTACGGAATACTGGAGTGGATCCGCTCGCGGGTCCTGGTCCGGGCGGGGCTCCGCTTCGACGAGATGATCGCCAAGAGCGTCTTCAGCCGCGTCATCAGCTCGACCCTGAAGCATCCGCAGTCGCGCTCGGAATTCGCGCTGATGGATATCGACCGGCTGCGGGAATTCCTGACCGGCTCCGGCCTGATCGCCCTGTGCGACCTTCCGTGGATGCCGATCTTCCTGGCCGTCTGTTTTCTGTTCCATCCGCTGATCGGCTGGATCGCGCTGATCGGCGCGGCCATCATCTTCGCCATTGCCATCGCCAACGAGTTCATGACGAAGAAGCACCTGTCCCAGGCGACCATGGCCGGGCAGGGCGCCATGCATTTCTCCAATTCCACGCTGCAGAATGTCGAAGTCATCCGTGCGCTCGGCATGGAAGACAGCCTGCGGTCGCGCTGGAGCGTGATGCATCGTGGCATGCTGGAAAGCCAGGCCATTGCCAGCGACCGCTCCGGTGCGCTTCTGTCCATGTCGAAATTCGTGCGCATGGGCCTTCAGACGGTGATCCTCGGCGCCGGCGCCTATCTGGCGCTTGAAGGGGCGATCTCGCCCGGCTCGATCATTGCCGCTTCCATCATGATGGGACGCGCGCTGCAGCCGGTGGACCAGGTGGTCGGCCAGTGGAAGCAGTTTCTCGGTGCGCGCCAGGCCTATGACCGCCTGAACAAGATCTTCGTGGAAATGCCGGAAGACGAGGACAAGCTGCCTTTGCCGGCGCCCTCCGGCACGCTCCTGGTCGAGCAGCTGGCCGTTGCCGCGCCCGGTGCCAAGGCGCCGCTGGTGCATAGCGTGACATTCGGCGTCAATCCCGGCGAGGCCGTGGCCATTGTCGGCCCGAGCGGCGCGGGCAAATCGAGCCTGGTGCGGGCGCTTGTCGGCGTGTGGCCGCCGGCGGCCGGCACGATCCGGATCGACGGCTCCGAACTCCAGCATTGGGATGCCGATTCGCTCGGCCGTCACCTCGGCTATCTTCCGCAGAATGTCGAACTTTTCGCCGGTACGATCGCCGAGAATATTTCCCGCTTCCGCGAGGATGCGACCTCCGAGCAGATCATCGAGGCGGCCAAGCTCGCCAATGTCCACCAGCTCATTCAGAACCTGCCGGATGGCTATGATACCCAGATCGGCGTCGGCGGCCGGCAGCTGTCGGGCGGCCAGCGCCAGCGCGTCGGATTGGCGCGTGCCCTGTTCGGCGAACCCTCCGTCATCGTGCTGGACGAACCCAATGCCAATCTGGACAGCGAGGGCGAAGAGGCCCTCAACCAGGTCATCATCCACCTGAAGGCGATGGGCAAGAGCATCCTGTTCGTCAGCCACAAGATGAGCCTGGTCGCCATGTCGGACAAGACGCTCGTCCTGGCGCAGGGACGCATGCAGGGCTTTGGCGCAACGCGCGACCTTCTGCAGCCCAAGCCTGCCGTGGCGCCGGTCAGTGCGCCGCCGCAGCAGCAGCAGCTGGCGCCGGCCGAGGCTTCTTCGGAGCGCAGCGTCGCATCCTAA
- the gmd gene encoding GDP-mannose 4,6-dehydratase — MTRKALITGITGQDGAYLAQLLLSKGYEVLGLARRSSTADVNLTRLKWLQIEKDVQIVDGDLQDLSGLVRSVTSIKPDEVYNLAAQSFVASSWQQPILTGQVTALGVTNMLEAIRLVKPDTRFYQASSSEMYGLVQHPIQSEQTPFYPRSPYAVAKLYGHWITVNYRESFGIHASSGILFNHESPLRGIEFVTRKVTDGVARIKLGLAKELRLGNTSAKRDWGHARDYVKAMWLMLQQDTADDYVVATGRTSTVRTMCEIAFEHVGLNIDDHLVIDEKLFRPAEVDILLGDPAKAKAKLGWEAVTPMEDLIREMVDADLKRLS, encoded by the coding sequence GTGACCCGTAAAGCATTGATCACTGGTATCACAGGCCAGGATGGCGCCTATCTCGCCCAGCTTCTGCTGTCGAAAGGATATGAAGTCCTGGGTCTTGCGCGCCGCTCCAGCACGGCCGACGTCAACCTGACGCGCCTGAAATGGCTGCAGATCGAAAAGGACGTGCAGATCGTCGATGGCGACCTCCAGGACCTGTCGGGCCTCGTGCGCAGCGTGACCAGCATCAAGCCGGACGAAGTCTACAATCTGGCTGCCCAGTCCTTCGTCGCCTCGTCCTGGCAGCAGCCGATCCTGACCGGCCAGGTCACCGCCCTTGGCGTGACCAACATGCTCGAGGCCATTCGCCTGGTAAAGCCGGATACCCGGTTCTACCAGGCTTCCTCCTCGGAAATGTACGGCCTGGTGCAGCATCCGATCCAGTCGGAACAGACGCCCTTCTATCCGCGCTCCCCTTATGCGGTCGCCAAGCTCTATGGCCACTGGATCACCGTCAACTACCGCGAGAGCTTCGGCATTCACGCCTCGAGCGGCATTCTCTTCAATCACGAATCGCCGCTGCGCGGCATTGAATTCGTGACCCGCAAGGTGACCGACGGCGTGGCCCGCATCAAGCTCGGCCTCGCCAAGGAGCTTCGGCTGGGCAATACCAGCGCCAAGCGCGACTGGGGCCATGCGCGCGATTACGTCAAAGCCATGTGGCTGATGCTGCAGCAGGACACGGCCGATGATTACGTGGTGGCGACCGGCCGCACCTCCACGGTGCGCACCATGTGCGAAATCGCCTTCGAGCATGTCGGCCTGAACATCGACGACCATCTCGTCATCGACGAGAAACTCTTCCGCCCGGCCGAGGTCGACATTCTTCTCGGCGACCCCGCCAAGGCCAAGGCCAAGCTCGGCTGGGAAGCGGTGACGCCGATGGAAGACCTGATCCGGGAAATGGTGGACGCGGACCTCAAGCGCCTGTCCTGA
- a CDS encoding HlyD family type I secretion periplasmic adaptor subunit produces MSEMTTSKPVTKRSFSPRPYIAAGYASVFLGFGVFGTWAATAPLASGVVAHGVVSVEGNRKTIQHLEGGIVSDIVIKEGDVVNQGDILIKLDPTQAMGNYTVWSTKLLYLQAAEARLVAEAKGGDRIEFPESLLNSQQPEAKAAMSLQQNILETRMKTRDGQVAILKSRIEQLSKATDGLSNQLKAIDKQVASMNEEMDRMNNGLKNGAVAINQLSQMTRQQLEMQRVRGEADVDLARIRETISETELQIVQTKQEFADKAVSEHKEVRDQIEEVRERARVAKDVLERTTVRAPVRGMVQNIRVHTTNGVIRPAEQLLDIVPLDDDLLVNAQVRPIDIDSVTSDAKVEVRFSAFSSKTTPAIYGEVSVLGRDVIQPEGNREAYYQALVRVDDQNVPPEIKGRIVAGMPVDVIISTGERTFAQYLTKPLIDSFHKSMKEK; encoded by the coding sequence ATGTCCGAGATGACGACATCAAAGCCTGTCACCAAGCGTTCCTTTTCTCCACGGCCCTATATCGCGGCCGGCTATGCATCCGTGTTCCTGGGCTTCGGCGTTTTCGGGACCTGGGCGGCAACCGCACCTTTGGCCAGCGGTGTCGTTGCCCATGGTGTCGTATCCGTCGAGGGCAATCGCAAGACGATCCAGCATCTGGAAGGCGGGATCGTCTCCGATATCGTCATCAAGGAAGGCGATGTCGTCAATCAGGGCGATATTCTGATCAAGCTCGACCCGACCCAGGCCATGGGCAATTATACCGTCTGGAGCACCAAGCTTCTCTATCTGCAGGCTGCCGAGGCCCGTCTTGTGGCGGAAGCCAAGGGTGGCGACCGGATCGAATTCCCCGAGAGCCTGCTGAATAGCCAGCAGCCGGAAGCCAAGGCGGCCATGTCGCTGCAGCAGAACATTCTCGAAACGCGCATGAAGACGCGGGACGGCCAGGTGGCCATTCTGAAGTCGCGCATCGAGCAGCTGTCCAAGGCCACGGACGGTTTGTCGAACCAGCTGAAGGCCATCGACAAGCAGGTCGCCTCGATGAACGAGGAAATGGACCGCATGAACAATGGCCTGAAGAATGGGGCCGTGGCGATCAACCAGCTCTCGCAGATGACGCGTCAGCAGCTGGAAATGCAAAGGGTCAGGGGCGAGGCGGATGTCGATCTGGCGCGGATCCGCGAGACGATCAGCGAAACCGAGCTGCAGATCGTCCAGACCAAGCAGGAATTTGCCGACAAGGCCGTGAGCGAGCACAAGGAAGTCCGCGACCAGATCGAGGAGGTCCGCGAAAGGGCCCGCGTGGCCAAGGACGTGCTGGAGCGCACCACCGTGCGCGCACCGGTTCGCGGCATGGTCCAGAATATCCGGGTCCATACGACCAATGGCGTCATTCGTCCGGCCGAGCAGCTGCTGGATATCGTGCCGCTGGATGACGACCTTCTCGTCAATGCGCAGGTTCGGCCGATCGATATCGACAGTGTCACCTCGGATGCCAAGGTGGAAGTTCGCTTCTCGGCCTTCTCGTCCAAGACGACGCCGGCCATCTACGGCGAAGTGTCGGTGCTCGGCAGGGATGTCATTCAGCCGGAAGGCAATCGCGAAGCCTATTACCAGGCCCTGGTGCGGGTCGATGACCAGAATGTTCCGCCGGAAATCAAGGGTCGCATCGTCGCGGGCATGCCGGTCGACGTGATCATTTCCACCGGCGAGCGCACCTTTGCGCAATATCTGACGAAGCCGCTCATCGATTCCTTCCATAAGAGCATGAAGGAAAAATGA
- a CDS encoding glycosyltransferase family 1 protein, producing MDVVLSVQSVKYPLTGIGRYTYELARHLPHLPLVEAVRLYNGERFLDHLPDAQSLSSQAAERAATGPVQRLKRVLARNQMVVDLYRFLKSRSETSPFAGLENHIYHGTNFYVPRFPGVSVMTIHDLSVFTMPHFHPRERVFYLSREVEESMKRVSRIVTDSDYIKAEIVSHFGYAPDRISVAKLACGAEFRPRTAQETAATLSLYDLVHGGYAFYAGTIEPRKNLANLIEAYAALPLAVRLRRPLVLSGYKGWNNEDILERIARGQREGWIRYLGFVSNDHLPELLAGAALFVFPSWYEGFGLPVLEAMASGVPVMTSPASCLPEVGGEAVLYAAPDDIDAMTRGIEQGLFDEAWRQGAQRDGLARAAQFSWQRCAEETAAAYRLALDGRL from the coding sequence ATGGATGTCGTCCTGTCGGTGCAATCGGTCAAATATCCGCTGACGGGTATTGGCCGATATACCTATGAACTTGCCCGCCATCTGCCGCATCTGCCTCTGGTGGAGGCCGTTCGCCTGTATAATGGCGAGCGCTTCCTCGATCATCTGCCCGATGCGCAATCGCTCAGCTCGCAGGCTGCCGAACGGGCCGCCACCGGACCGGTGCAGCGGCTGAAGCGGGTGCTGGCGCGCAATCAGATGGTGGTGGATCTCTACCGTTTCTTGAAATCGCGCAGCGAGACCTCGCCCTTTGCCGGGCTTGAAAACCATATCTATCACGGCACGAATTTCTATGTGCCGCGCTTTCCCGGCGTCTCGGTGATGACCATCCACGACCTGTCGGTCTTCACCATGCCGCATTTCCATCCGCGCGAGCGCGTCTTCTATCTCAGCCGCGAGGTGGAGGAATCGATGAAGCGGGTCAGCCGGATCGTGACGGATTCCGATTACATCAAGGCCGAGATCGTGTCGCATTTCGGCTATGCGCCAGACCGGATCAGCGTTGCGAAACTGGCCTGCGGCGCGGAATTTCGCCCCCGCACGGCGCAGGAGACCGCCGCGACGCTGTCCCTCTACGATCTCGTCCATGGCGGCTATGCCTTTTATGCAGGGACGATCGAGCCGCGCAAGAACCTCGCCAATCTGATCGAGGCCTATGCGGCCCTGCCGCTTGCCGTTCGGCTGCGCCGTCCGCTCGTTTTGTCCGGCTATAAGGGCTGGAACAACGAGGATATTCTGGAGCGCATCGCGCGCGGCCAGCGGGAGGGCTGGATCCGCTATCTCGGCTTCGTCTCCAATGATCATCTGCCGGAACTGCTCGCGGGGGCAGCCCTGTTTGTCTTTCCCTCATGGTATGAAGGGTTCGGCCTGCCGGTGCTGGAGGCCATGGCATCGGGGGTTCCGGTCATGACCTCGCCTGCCTCCTGTCTGCCGGAAGTGGGCGGCGAGGCGGTGCTCTATGCGGCGCCCGACGATATTGACGCGATGACGCGCGGAATCGAACAGGGGCTTTTCGACGAGGCCTGGCGTCAGGGCGCGCAACGGGACGGACTGGCGCGGGCCGCGCAGTTCAGCTGGCAGCGCTGCGCCGAGGAAACCGCCGCGGCCTATCGCCTGGCGCTTGACGGGCGCCTGTAA